In the Coriobacteriia bacterium genome, one interval contains:
- the dnaK gene encoding molecular chaperone DnaK yields MGKVIGIDLGTTNSCVAVLEGGEPTVIVNAEGDRTTPSVVGFRKDGDRVVGKPAKNQAVTNPLNTVFSIKRFMGRKYSEVQSELKTVPYKVEEGKDGRCVVNIDGHQYTPEEISAMVLQKMKADAEKYLGEKVTEAVITVPAYFNDAQRQATKDAGKIAGLNVERIVNEPTASALAYGLDKKGADEKVLVFDLGGGTFDVSLLEIADGVFQVLATNGDNHLGGDDWDQRVIDWLADKFQKDNGIDLRKDPMALQRLKEAAENAKKELSAAQQAQVNLPFITADASGPKHLDYTLTRAEFERITHDLLERCKEPVTKALRDAGMQISEVNEVILVGGSTRMPAVQELVKKMTGKQPNMSVNPDEVVAVGAAVQGGVLTGDVSGILLLDVTPLSLGVETMGGVMTKMIDRNTTIPTSKSEIYSTASDNQTSVEINVLQGEREMARDNKSLGKFQLTGIPAARRGVPQIEVTFDIDANGIVKVSAKDLGTGKQQQITISGSTALSDDEVDRMVKDAEAHAEDDKRQKEEIEVRNQTDSLVYSTEQTLSELGDKVSADLKSQANEAIDKAKKALEGTDIEAIKAAGEELKQTGYKLAEIVYSSANDQAGAAGAAGANAGSAPADDVVDADYEVVDDKDPKKEN; encoded by the coding sequence ATGGGTAAGGTTATCGGCATCGATCTGGGTACCACGAACTCCTGCGTCGCCGTGCTCGAGGGTGGCGAGCCCACGGTCATCGTCAACGCTGAGGGCGACCGCACCACGCCGTCCGTCGTCGGCTTCCGCAAGGACGGCGACCGCGTCGTTGGCAAGCCGGCCAAGAACCAGGCCGTCACGAACCCGCTGAACACGGTGTTCTCCATCAAGCGTTTCATGGGCCGCAAGTACTCCGAGGTTCAGTCCGAGCTTAAGACCGTGCCGTACAAGGTCGAGGAGGGCAAGGACGGGCGCTGTGTCGTCAACATCGACGGCCACCAGTACACGCCCGAGGAGATCTCGGCTATGGTCCTTCAGAAGATGAAGGCCGATGCCGAGAAGTACCTGGGCGAGAAGGTCACCGAGGCCGTCATCACCGTCCCCGCCTACTTCAACGACGCGCAGCGCCAGGCCACGAAGGACGCCGGCAAGATCGCCGGCCTCAACGTCGAGCGCATCGTCAACGAGCCCACGGCCTCGGCTCTGGCCTACGGCCTGGACAAGAAGGGCGCCGACGAGAAGGTTCTCGTCTTCGACCTCGGTGGCGGCACGTTCGATGTCTCGCTGCTCGAGATCGCCGACGGCGTTTTCCAGGTGCTCGCCACGAACGGCGATAACCACCTGGGCGGCGACGACTGGGACCAGCGCGTCATCGACTGGCTTGCCGACAAGTTCCAGAAGGACAACGGCATCGACCTGCGCAAGGATCCCATGGCCCTGCAGCGCCTGAAGGAGGCGGCCGAGAACGCGAAGAAGGAGCTGTCCGCCGCCCAGCAGGCCCAGGTCAACCTGCCGTTTATTACGGCTGACGCTTCCGGCCCCAAGCACCTCGATTACACGCTGACGCGCGCTGAGTTCGAGCGCATCACGCACGACCTGCTCGAGCGCTGCAAGGAGCCTGTCACTAAGGCTCTGCGCGACGCCGGCATGCAGATCAGCGAGGTCAACGAGGTCATCCTCGTCGGCGGCTCCACGCGTATGCCCGCCGTGCAGGAGCTCGTCAAGAAGATGACGGGCAAGCAGCCTAACATGTCCGTCAACCCCGACGAGGTCGTGGCCGTGGGCGCTGCCGTTCAGGGCGGCGTGCTGACGGGCGACGTCTCCGGCATCCTGCTGCTCGATGTCACGCCGCTGAGCCTGGGCGTCGAGACCATGGGCGGCGTCATGACGAAGATGATCGACCGCAACACGACGATCCCGACGAGCAAGTCGGAGATCTACTCCACGGCCAGCGACAACCAGACGTCCGTCGAGATCAACGTCCTGCAGGGCGAGCGTGAGATGGCCCGCGACAACAAGTCGCTCGGCAAGTTCCAGCTCACCGGCATCCCGGCCGCTCGCCGCGGCGTGCCGCAGATCGAGGTCACGTTCGACATCGACGCCAACGGCATCGTGAAGGTGTCGGCCAAGGATCTCGGTACTGGCAAGCAGCAGCAGATCACGATCTCCGGCTCCACGGCCCTGTCCGACGACGAGGTTGACCGCATGGTCAAGGACGCCGAGGCCCACGCCGAGGACGACAAGCGTCAGAAGGAGGAGATCGAGGTCCGCAACCAGACGGACTCGCTCGTCTACTCCACGGAGCAGACGCTCTCCGAGCTGGGCGACAAGGTGAGCGCCGACCTCAAGTCCCAGGCCAACGAGGCCATCGACAAGGCCAAGAAGGCCCTGGAGGGCACGGACATCGAGGCCATCAAGGCTGCGGGCGAGGAGCTGAAGCAGACCGGCTACAAGCTGGCCGAGATCGTGTACTCCTCTGCCAACGATCAGGCCGGTGCCGCGGGCGCGGCTGGCGCCAACGCCGGCTCCGCTCCCGCCGATGACGTGGTCGACGCCGACTACGAGGTCGTCGACGACAAGGATCCTAAGAAGGAGAACTAA
- a CDS encoding 4Fe-4S binding protein: protein MPQPIIDTDECTACGSCVDACPMGVLDIEDEVAKVVDEESCIACDSCLESCPSGAITEISDDED, encoded by the coding sequence ATGCCGCAGCCTATCATTGACACGGACGAGTGCACCGCCTGCGGTTCTTGCGTGGATGCGTGCCCCATGGGCGTCCTGGACATCGAGGACGAGGTGGCGAAGGTCGTCGACGAGGAGTCCTGCATCGCGTGCGACTCCTGCCTGGAGTCCTGCCCGTCCGGTGCCATCACCGAGATCTCTGACGACGAGGACTAA
- the nikR gene encoding nickel-responsive transcriptional regulator NikR: MPSELVRFSIAIPGNLLDEFDEYTAQRGLLVNRSEAIRGLIRDALVDRELENPNAHIVGSITIVFDHHTPDLTRKIDDVEHNYPDEIISSMHVHLDHHNCLEVIAVRGISRTVHELADCLLGIKGITYGKLTTAVTTDRLED; this comes from the coding sequence ATGCCCAGCGAGCTCGTGCGCTTCAGCATCGCCATCCCCGGCAACCTCCTCGACGAGTTCGATGAGTACACGGCCCAGCGCGGCCTGCTCGTCAACCGCTCGGAGGCCATTCGCGGGCTCATTCGCGACGCCCTCGTCGACCGGGAGCTCGAGAACCCCAACGCGCACATCGTCGGGTCCATCACCATCGTGTTCGACCACCACACGCCCGACCTCACGCGCAAGATCGACGACGTCGAGCACAACTACCCCGACGAAATCATCTCGTCCATGCACGTGCACCTCGACCACCACAACTGCCTGGAGGTCATCGCAGTGCGGGGCATATCGCGCACAGTGCACGAGCTGGCCGACTGTCTGCTGGGCATAAAGGGCATCACCTATGGCAAGCTCACGACCGCTGTCACGACCGATCGGTTGGAGGACTAG
- a CDS encoding dynein gamma chain protein — protein sequence MCTNGVNTAQLQSTIDMIDETVALIRRWTHKCYHLADGAQMDTAAEHLKKVQSMMDDLRAELDDTREAVEKDDNAIKSVDVKLV from the coding sequence ATGTGCACCAATGGTGTCAACACCGCCCAGCTGCAGTCGACCATCGACATGATCGACGAGACCGTCGCCCTCATCCGTCGCTGGACGCACAAGTGCTATCACCTCGCTGACGGCGCCCAGATGGATACGGCCGCCGAGCACCTCAAGAAGGTCCAGTCCATGATGGACGACCTGCGCGCCGAGCTCGATGACACGCGCGAGGCCGTCGAGAAGGACGACAACGCCATTAAGAGCGTCGACGTCAAGCTCGTCTAG
- a CDS encoding helix-turn-helix transcriptional regulator, producing MGEEDARNRPLYMISVAAELTGMHPQTLRIYESKGLVSPQRSSGNTRLYSQADIERLDLIGRLTDEGINLAGVVRILDMRTQMDERDAEIEKLRAEIKSLKEQVHEYRMRETITALMPYEGSDPKANLRRLLGERSGVLADDAPQHEEEVEA from the coding sequence ATGGGCGAGGAAGACGCGCGCAACCGACCGCTGTACATGATCTCCGTTGCGGCAGAGCTTACGGGTATGCACCCGCAGACGCTGCGCATCTACGAGAGCAAGGGCCTTGTGAGTCCGCAGCGCTCGTCGGGCAACACGCGCCTGTACTCGCAGGCCGACATCGAGCGGCTCGATCTCATCGGGCGGCTCACAGACGAGGGCATCAACCTGGCGGGCGTCGTGCGCATCCTGGACATGCGCACACAGATGGACGAGCGCGACGCCGAGATAGAGAAGCTCCGGGCCGAGATCAAGAGCCTGAAGGAGCAAGTGCACGAGTACCGGATGCGCGAGACCATCACGGCGCTCATGCCCTACGAGGGGTCCGATCCCAAGGCCAACCTACGGCGCCTTCTGGGAGAGCGCTCCGGCGTGCTCGCCGATGATGCCCCTCAGCACGAAGAGGAGGTTGAAGCATGA
- a CDS encoding DnaJ domain-containing protein — protein sequence MAQEQNLYEILGVAKDASDDDIKKAFRKLAVKYHPDAGGDAETFKKISQAYDVLSDPKKRAEYDQVLKYGAFMGGGRPGAGGAGMGGMGGMDWQSIIDSILRGEGAFGTEWNPQDTGFAGFNGWGQPRPSRGADLTMSVEVPFADALTGTVRKVTYRVPSTGQTESLSVKIPAGAVDGGRLRYKGRGEFGANGGMRGDLVVTTHVGSHPFYTRDGADVRMTLPVSIYEAALGAEVNVPAPNGETLRVKIPAGTQSGKIFRFKGLGAPDVKRAGSTGAFYVSVQVQVPTDLTPEERDALTRLRDRDTRDLRAAIREGR from the coding sequence ATGGCACAGGAGCAGAACCTCTATGAGATACTTGGCGTGGCAAAGGACGCTTCCGATGACGACATCAAGAAGGCGTTTCGCAAGCTTGCCGTCAAGTACCACCCCGATGCCGGCGGCGACGCGGAGACCTTCAAGAAGATAAGCCAGGCGTACGACGTGCTGTCCGATCCGAAGAAGCGCGCCGAGTACGACCAGGTGCTCAAGTACGGCGCGTTCATGGGCGGCGGCCGCCCCGGCGCGGGCGGCGCGGGCATGGGCGGCATGGGCGGCATGGACTGGCAGTCCATCATCGATTCCATCCTGCGCGGCGAGGGCGCGTTCGGCACGGAGTGGAATCCGCAGGACACGGGCTTCGCCGGCTTCAACGGGTGGGGTCAGCCCCGTCCGAGCCGTGGCGCCGACCTCACGATGTCTGTCGAGGTTCCGTTCGCCGACGCCCTGACGGGCACCGTGCGCAAGGTCACGTATCGCGTGCCGTCGACGGGCCAGACGGAGAGCCTGTCCGTCAAGATCCCGGCTGGCGCCGTCGACGGCGGGCGTCTGCGCTACAAGGGTCGCGGCGAGTTTGGCGCCAACGGCGGCATGCGCGGCGACCTCGTCGTCACAACGCACGTTGGCTCGCACCCGTTCTACACGCGCGACGGCGCTGACGTGCGCATGACGCTGCCCGTGAGCATCTACGAGGCCGCGCTGGGCGCTGAGGTGAACGTGCCGGCACCCAACGGCGAGACGTTGCGCGTCAAGATTCCGGCCGGCACGCAGTCGGGCAAGATATTCCGCTTCAAGGGCCTGGGCGCCCCCGATGTGAAGCGTGCCGGCTCGACGGGCGCGTTCTACGTGAGTGTGCAGGTACAGGTTCCGACCGACCTGACGCCGGAAGAGCGCGACGCCCTGACGCGCCTGCGCGATCGTGACACGCGCGATCTGCGCGCAGCCATCAGAGAGGGGCGATAG
- the trxA gene encoding thioredoxin: MSTPISVTSSNFAAEVEQSQTPCLVDFWASWCGPCRALSPVVDQIAEELNGRMKVCKCNVEEAQDLALRFSVMSIPTLILFKDGAQVETIVGAAPKASILAKFEPHLA, translated from the coding sequence ATGAGCACTCCCATCAGCGTCACCTCCAGCAACTTCGCCGCCGAGGTCGAGCAGTCCCAGACCCCCTGCCTCGTCGACTTCTGGGCGTCGTGGTGCGGCCCTTGTCGTGCCCTCTCCCCCGTTGTCGACCAGATTGCCGAAGAGCTGAACGGCCGTATGAAGGTCTGCAAGTGCAACGTCGAAGAGGCACAGGATCTCGCGCTGCGCTTCAGCGTGATGTCCATCCCCACCCTCATCCTGTTCAAGGATGGCGCTCAGGTGGAGACAATCGTGGGCGCGGCGCCCAAGGCGAGCATTCTCGCCAAGTTCGAGCCGCACCTGGCGTAA
- the hypF gene encoding carbamoyltransferase HypF: protein MPRVHVHVTGIVQGVGYRPFVWGLATARGLAGWVRNASDGVHIEAKGEQAAIDSFVLALSTQAPAAARVDTVHVDRMPDERLAPLSDETGRRVQAHGAEAGSDFRIVHSDSDAARTTLISPDIATCDACVSELFDPENRRYHYPFINCTNCGPRFTIIDDLPYDRANTSMSHFAMCPECQAEYDDPSDRRFHAQPDACFACGPHLSWRTVEHPGVVSWGRTLEESDRILSQAAQMLLFGGIVAIKGLGGFHLACDATNEQAVNRLRERKHRPSKPLAVMFGRMDEARRVCEIDAVERGLLSGSVRPIVLLRRRPDAMAGAPGAHRLPARLTIAPSVAGTLPELGVMLPYTPLQHLLMALVKRPLVMTSGNLSEEPIICDDQIAVARLMDVADAFLGNDRPIRARYDDSVMRVVGGTPLCVRRARGIAPTPVRLDVPAALATDGAPDATPLPEVLACGPEQKATFCITRGDEAFVSQHIGDLENAETFDAWKGDLRQYERLFGLEWGVLACDLHPEYLSSKWAREQAERRGVPLTEVQHHHAHIASVLAENGVSDTVVGIALDGTGYGTDGTIWGGEILLCDQANFVRAAHLSRFDLPGGAAAIHKPLRATLGLLTSCDLGDSPAADSVVRRLGVEGPVARQMLERSLNCPRTSSAGRLFDAVAALLGLVDVAGYDGEPACLLEAVATRADDSDLLAADDAPAGAPETPDASAPDASTRYRMELRTESADDPMNASGDGSFTVDARPLVRAILEDRASGVPAATIAQRFHDGFCEGVARAAIAVARGAGVGRVALSGGVFMNRLVLSGVRLRLEEAGLTVLLPREMPVNDGCIAYGQAAVARARMAALVSATDEDRSHDNTETPEEPNVPEASA, encoded by the coding sequence ATGCCGCGCGTCCACGTGCACGTCACGGGCATCGTCCAGGGCGTAGGCTATCGCCCGTTCGTATGGGGCCTCGCCACGGCGCGCGGCCTGGCCGGCTGGGTGCGCAACGCCTCGGACGGCGTCCACATCGAGGCGAAGGGCGAGCAGGCGGCTATCGACTCGTTCGTGCTCGCGCTGTCGACGCAGGCGCCTGCCGCCGCGCGCGTCGACACCGTCCACGTCGACCGCATGCCCGACGAGCGCCTGGCGCCTCTCTCGGACGAGACGGGCCGGCGCGTGCAGGCGCACGGGGCGGAAGCGGGAAGCGACTTCCGTATCGTGCACAGCGACTCCGACGCCGCGCGCACGACGCTCATCTCGCCGGACATCGCGACGTGCGACGCGTGCGTCAGCGAGCTGTTCGACCCCGAGAACCGCCGGTACCACTATCCGTTCATCAACTGCACGAACTGCGGGCCGCGCTTCACGATCATCGATGACCTGCCGTACGACCGAGCCAACACGTCCATGTCGCACTTCGCGATGTGCCCCGAGTGCCAGGCCGAGTACGATGACCCGTCCGACCGCCGCTTCCACGCCCAGCCCGACGCCTGCTTCGCATGCGGGCCGCACCTGTCGTGGCGCACGGTCGAGCATCCCGGCGTCGTGAGCTGGGGGCGCACGCTCGAAGAGAGCGACCGCATCCTCTCGCAGGCAGCGCAGATGCTGCTGTTCGGCGGCATCGTCGCCATCAAGGGCCTCGGCGGGTTCCACCTGGCGTGCGACGCCACGAACGAGCAGGCCGTCAACCGCCTGCGCGAGCGCAAGCACCGTCCGAGCAAGCCTCTCGCCGTCATGTTCGGCCGCATGGACGAGGCGCGTCGCGTCTGCGAGATCGACGCCGTCGAGCGCGGGCTGCTCAGCGGCTCCGTGCGCCCCATCGTGCTGCTGCGCCGGCGCCCCGACGCCATGGCCGGCGCCCCGGGGGCGCACCGCCTTCCCGCACGTCTCACCATAGCGCCCTCCGTGGCCGGAACGCTGCCCGAGCTGGGCGTCATGCTGCCCTATACGCCGCTGCAGCACCTGCTCATGGCACTCGTGAAGCGCCCGCTCGTCATGACGTCGGGCAACCTGTCGGAAGAGCCCATCATCTGCGACGACCAGATAGCCGTCGCCCGGCTCATGGATGTCGCCGACGCGTTCCTCGGCAACGATCGCCCCATCCGCGCGCGCTACGACGACTCCGTCATGCGCGTCGTGGGCGGCACGCCCCTGTGCGTGCGCCGTGCCCGTGGCATCGCGCCGACGCCGGTGCGCCTCGACGTGCCGGCCGCCCTGGCCACCGACGGCGCCCCCGACGCCACGCCCCTGCCCGAGGTGCTGGCCTGCGGCCCCGAGCAGAAGGCGACGTTCTGCATCACGCGTGGTGACGAGGCGTTCGTCTCGCAGCACATCGGCGACCTCGAGAACGCCGAGACGTTCGACGCCTGGAAGGGCGACCTGCGCCAGTACGAGCGGCTGTTCGGGCTTGAGTGGGGCGTGCTCGCCTGCGACCTGCACCCCGAGTACCTCTCGAGCAAGTGGGCCCGCGAGCAGGCGGAGAGGCGCGGCGTACCCCTTACGGAGGTACAGCACCACCACGCGCACATCGCCTCCGTGCTCGCCGAGAACGGCGTGAGCGACACGGTCGTGGGCATAGCGCTCGACGGTACCGGCTACGGCACGGACGGCACGATCTGGGGCGGCGAGATCCTGCTGTGCGACCAGGCGAACTTCGTACGCGCCGCCCACCTGTCGCGCTTCGACCTGCCGGGCGGGGCCGCCGCCATCCACAAGCCCCTGCGCGCGACGCTCGGCCTGCTCACGTCCTGCGACCTGGGCGACAGCCCTGCGGCCGACAGCGTCGTGCGGCGCCTGGGCGTCGAGGGCCCCGTAGCTCGCCAGATGCTCGAGCGCTCGCTCAACTGCCCGCGCACGAGCAGCGCTGGCCGCCTGTTCGACGCCGTCGCCGCGCTGCTGGGCCTCGTCGACGTCGCCGGTTACGACGGAGAGCCCGCCTGCCTGCTCGAGGCCGTGGCGACACGCGCCGACGACAGCGACCTCCTGGCAGCCGACGACGCCCCCGCAGGCGCCCCGGAGACGCCCGACGCATCCGCTCCCGACGCCTCGACGCGCTATCGCATGGAGCTGCGCACGGAGTCGGCCGACGACCCGATGAACGCGTCGGGCGACGGCTCGTTCACCGTCGACGCCCGCCCGCTCGTGCGCGCGATCCTCGAAGACCGCGCGTCGGGCGTGCCCGCGGCGACGATCGCCCAGCGCTTCCACGACGGCTTCTGCGAGGGCGTCGCGCGTGCGGCCATCGCCGTGGCCCGCGGCGCCGGCGTCGGCCGCGTGGCGCTGTCCGGTGGCGTCTTCATGAACCGGCTCGTTCTGTCCGGCGTGCGCCTGCGGCTGGAGGAAGCTGGCCTCACGGTGTTGCTCCCCCGCGAGATGCCCGTCAACGACGGGTGTATCGCCTACGGGCAGGCCGCCGTCGCCCGCGCACGCATGGCGGCGCTCGTCAGCGCCACGGACGAAGATCGCTCGCACGACAACACCGAAACCCCGGAAGAACCAAACGTCCCCGAGGCGTCCGCATAA
- a CDS encoding nucleotide exchange factor GrpE encodes MKVEVVDPDEEKTPERDAAADRTPCDEGAACSEQERAAAQPADDADAAATDGDEVLDAEFETIDPRSDKKGKKKAKADDEVFSLADLEAARADAQAAKDRCLRLEAEWDNYRKRTARERESERARAAEALVTKLLPVVDDIERAIDHADKSQPEGEFAQFVDGVRAMHAKLVDVLAREGVEAINPVGQPFDMNEHQAVAHVEDADAYDETVRDVYQKGYRMGDRVIRTAMVTVTTGGPSRPADASGDAKDASDAE; translated from the coding sequence ATGAAGGTCGAAGTCGTAGATCCTGACGAGGAGAAGACCCCCGAGCGGGACGCGGCTGCCGACCGGACGCCGTGCGATGAGGGTGCCGCCTGCTCCGAGCAGGAGCGGGCGGCCGCCCAGCCGGCGGATGACGCCGACGCTGCCGCGACCGACGGGGACGAGGTGCTTGACGCCGAGTTTGAGACGATTGACCCCCGCTCTGACAAGAAGGGCAAGAAGAAGGCCAAGGCCGACGATGAGGTGTTCTCGCTGGCCGATCTCGAGGCTGCTCGCGCTGACGCGCAGGCTGCCAAGGATCGCTGCCTTCGCCTGGAGGCCGAGTGGGACAACTACCGCAAGCGCACGGCCCGCGAGCGCGAGAGCGAGCGCGCCCGTGCCGCCGAGGCGCTCGTGACGAAGCTGCTGCCGGTCGTCGATGACATCGAGCGTGCGATTGACCACGCAGACAAGTCTCAGCCCGAGGGCGAGTTCGCCCAGTTCGTCGACGGCGTGCGTGCCATGCACGCCAAGCTCGTCGACGTGCTGGCGCGCGAGGGCGTCGAGGCCATCAACCCGGTGGGCCAGCCCTTCGACATGAACGAGCACCAGGCGGTGGCCCACGTCGAGGACGCTGACGCGTACGACGAGACCGTACGCGACGTTTACCAGAAGGGCTATCGCATGGGCGACCGCGTCATCCGCACCGCGATGGTGACGGTGACGACGGGAGGCCCGAGCCGCCCCGCTGACGCGTCCGGCGACGCGAAGGACGCCTCCGACGCCGAGTAG
- the clpB gene encoding ATP-dependent chaperone ClpB, which yields MRLDKFAMTSQEALQGAIGIASDASASQVAPVHLLKALLDSGERNLSAIIERVGADPAQLKAQADALINTLPRVDGDVQVGMSNELVKVLNAAEKVATKMGDQFVTTEHLLIALSDDKGSCGQILANAGITRKRVEEAYDQLRGDSRVTSADAKPQFEALKSYGRNVTDMARQGKLDPVIGRVEEIRRTVQVLSRRTKNNPVLIGEPGVGKTAIVEGLAQRIVAGDVPSTLKDHELVELDMSALVAGAKYRGEFEDRLKSVLKEVQQANGQVILFIDELHTIVGAGATEGSMDASNILKPALARGELHAIGATTLDEYRKYIEKDQALARRFQPVMVDQPNVEDTISILRGIKEKYEIHHGVRITDSALVAAAQLSDRYITDRFLPDKAIDLVDEAASRLRMELDSMPSDIDAVDRQLTQMQIEEQALMKEDDDASKERLATLRQEIAQTQEKLDGMKAAWQNEKNVIDQVQQLKSQIDDAKTEEERATREGDLRRASELRYATIPALEKQYHDAEERLRAKQESGGILKEEVTPDEIAEVVSHWTGVPVSKMMQGDMDKLRHLEDNLHERVIGQNEAVHAVAAAVRRSRAGLSDPNRPLGSFLFLGPTGVGKTELAKALAECLFDDEKAMVRIDMSEYMEKFSVQRLIGAPPGYVGYDEGGQLTEAVRRHPYSVILLDELEKAHPDVFNVLLQVLDDGRLTDGQGRVVSFKNAIVIMTSNAGSQFILEGAKGGDRDQVRENVDKVLHATFKPEFLNRIDDIVMFNSLGLDDIEKIVDIQLEDVRDRLERDRITMKVTPGAMGSLALGGLDPVFGARPLRRLIQAKVVDGIANLIIDGVVGEGDVVLVDADENGEIVVTRDDAASEAAKAARGGEGRDRGEIPVEPDSVE from the coding sequence ATGAGGCTTGATAAGTTTGCTATGACATCGCAGGAGGCCTTGCAGGGGGCCATCGGCATCGCGAGCGACGCCAGCGCGTCGCAGGTCGCGCCGGTGCACCTGCTCAAGGCCCTGCTTGACTCGGGCGAGCGCAACCTGTCCGCCATCATCGAACGCGTCGGGGCCGACCCCGCGCAGCTCAAGGCACAGGCCGACGCCCTCATCAATACGCTGCCACGCGTCGACGGCGACGTGCAGGTCGGCATGTCCAACGAGCTCGTGAAGGTGCTCAACGCTGCCGAGAAGGTCGCCACGAAGATGGGCGACCAGTTCGTGACGACGGAGCACCTGCTCATCGCCCTGTCCGACGACAAGGGTTCGTGCGGCCAGATCCTGGCCAACGCCGGCATCACGCGCAAGCGCGTCGAGGAGGCCTACGATCAGCTGCGTGGCGACAGCCGGGTGACGTCGGCCGACGCCAAGCCGCAGTTCGAGGCGCTCAAGTCCTACGGGCGCAACGTGACGGATATGGCGCGCCAGGGCAAGCTCGACCCGGTCATCGGCCGCGTCGAGGAGATCCGCCGCACCGTGCAGGTGCTGAGCCGCCGCACGAAGAACAACCCCGTGCTCATCGGCGAGCCCGGCGTCGGCAAGACAGCCATCGTCGAGGGGCTGGCGCAGCGCATCGTCGCCGGCGACGTCCCCTCGACGCTCAAGGACCACGAGCTCGTCGAGCTCGACATGAGCGCGCTTGTGGCCGGTGCCAAGTACCGCGGCGAGTTCGAGGACCGTCTCAAGAGCGTACTCAAGGAGGTGCAGCAGGCTAACGGCCAGGTCATCCTGTTCATCGACGAGCTGCACACCATCGTGGGCGCCGGTGCCACCGAGGGCTCCATGGACGCGAGCAACATCCTGAAGCCGGCGTTGGCCCGCGGTGAGCTGCACGCCATCGGCGCGACGACGCTCGACGAGTACCGCAAGTACATCGAGAAGGACCAGGCACTCGCCCGCCGCTTCCAGCCCGTCATGGTCGACCAGCCTAACGTCGAGGACACGATCTCCATCCTGCGTGGCATCAAGGAGAAGTACGAGATCCACCACGGCGTACGAATCACCGACTCCGCCCTCGTGGCAGCGGCGCAGCTCTCCGACCGCTACATCACGGATCGCTTCCTGCCCGACAAGGCCATCGACCTCGTGGACGAGGCGGCGAGCCGCCTGCGCATGGAGCTCGATAGCATGCCGAGCGACATCGACGCTGTCGACCGCCAGCTCACGCAGATGCAGATCGAGGAGCAGGCGCTCATGAAGGAGGACGACGATGCCTCCAAGGAGCGTCTGGCCACGCTGCGGCAGGAGATCGCTCAGACGCAGGAGAAGCTCGACGGCATGAAGGCCGCCTGGCAGAACGAGAAGAACGTCATCGACCAGGTGCAGCAGCTCAAGAGCCAGATCGACGACGCTAAGACCGAGGAGGAGCGCGCGACGCGCGAGGGCGACCTGCGCCGCGCCTCTGAGCTGCGCTACGCGACGATCCCGGCTCTCGAGAAGCAGTACCACGACGCTGAGGAGCGTCTGCGCGCCAAGCAGGAAAGCGGTGGCATCCTGAAGGAGGAGGTCACGCCCGACGAGATTGCCGAGGTCGTGAGCCACTGGACGGGCGTGCCTGTGTCCAAGATGATGCAGGGTGACATGGACAAGCTACGCCACCTCGAGGACAACCTGCACGAGCGCGTCATTGGGCAGAACGAGGCCGTGCACGCCGTGGCCGCTGCCGTGCGTCGCAGCCGCGCGGGCCTGTCCGACCCGAACCGCCCGCTGGGCAGCTTCCTGTTCCTCGGCCCGACGGGTGTCGGCAAGACGGAGCTGGCCAAGGCTCTGGCAGAGTGCCTGTTCGACGACGAGAAGGCCATGGTCCGCATCGACATGTCCGAGTACATGGAGAAGTTCTCCGTGCAGCGGCTCATCGGTGCGCCTCCGGGATACGTGGGCTACGACGAGGGCGGTCAGCTCACCGAGGCCGTACGCCGGCACCCGTACTCCGTCATCCTGCTCGACGAGCTGGAGAAGGCGCACCCCGACGTGTTCAACGTGCTGCTCCAAGTGCTCGATGACGGACGGCTTACCGACGGCCAGGGCCGCGTCGTGAGCTTCAAGAACGCCATCGTCATCATGACGAGCAACGCGGGGTCGCAGTTCATCCTCGAAGGGGCGAAGGGCGGCGACAGGGATCAGGTGCGCGAGAACGTCGACAAGGTGTTGCACGCGACGTTCAAGCCCGAGTTCCTCAACCGTATCGACGACATCGTGATGTTCAACTCGCTGGGACTCGACGACATCGAGAAGATCGTGGACATCCAGCTTGAAGACGTTCGCGACCGCCTCGAGCGCGACCGCATCACGATGAAGGTGACGCCCGGCGCCATGGGGTCGCTGGCCCTGGGCGGCCTCGACCCGGTGTTCGGCGCTCGCCCGCTGCGTCGCCTCATCCAGGCCAAGGTTGTCGATGGGATCGCGAACCTCATCATCGACGGCGTGGTCGGCGAGGGCGACGTCGTGCTCGTGGACGCCGACGAGAACGGCGAGATCGTCGTGACGCGAGACGACGCGGCCTCCGAGGCCGCTAAGGCCGCGCGCGGCGGGGAGGGTCGCGATCGGGGAGAGATTCCCGTCGAGCCCGACTCCGTGGAGTAA